In Acinetobacter pittii, one genomic interval encodes:
- the pilG gene encoding twitching motility response regulator PilG has product MEDAFQNLKVMVIDDSKTIRRTAETLLQREGCEVITAVDGFEALSKIAEANPDIVFVDIMMPRLDGYQTCALIKNSQNYQNIPVIMLSSKDGLFDQAKGRVVGSDEYLTKPFSKDELLNAIRNHVSS; this is encoded by the coding sequence ATGGAAGATGCATTCCAAAATCTGAAAGTAATGGTGATTGATGACTCAAAAACCATTCGCCGTACAGCAGAAACTTTATTGCAGCGCGAAGGCTGTGAAGTCATTACTGCTGTGGATGGATTTGAAGCTTTGTCCAAAATTGCAGAAGCAAATCCGGATATTGTTTTTGTCGATATCATGATGCCTCGTTTAGATGGTTATCAAACTTGTGCTTTGATAAAAAACTCTCAAAATTATCAGAACATTCCCGTTATTATGCTCTCTAGTAAAGATGGTTTATTTGATCAGGCAAAAGGGCGTGTGGTAGGTTCAGATGAATACTTGACGAAACCTTTTAGCAAAGATGAATTGTTAAACGCGATTCGTAATCATGTAAGTTCATAA
- the pilH gene encoding response regulator: protein MARILIVDDSPTETFRFKEILTKHGYDVLEASNGADGVTLAKAEQPDLVLMDVVMPGVNGFQATRQITRDEDTKHIPVVIVSTKDQATDRVWGKRQGAIDYLIKPIEEKQLIDVIKQFLN from the coding sequence ATGGCACGTATTCTCATTGTAGATGATTCACCAACAGAAACTTTTCGTTTTAAAGAAATCCTAACAAAACATGGTTATGATGTACTTGAAGCATCAAATGGTGCAGATGGTGTAACTCTTGCAAAAGCAGAGCAACCAGATCTTGTCTTGATGGATGTTGTTATGCCGGGTGTAAATGGTTTTCAGGCAACACGTCAGATTACTCGTGATGAAGACACTAAGCATATTCCTGTTGTTATTGTGAGTACTAAAGATCAGGCAACTGACCGTGTATGGGGCAAGCGTCAAGGTGCAATCGACTATTTGATTAAACCAATCGAAGAAAAGCAATTGATTGATGTAATTAAACAATTTCTAAATTAA
- the pilI gene encoding chemotaxis protein CheW → MAANGFIELLRLSKRGNKNYASVQNEAQRWSGIAFEMRGQYFVAPLGEVSEVIYPPKYTPVPNTQSWVRGLANIRGRLLSVSDLAHFILGQRSSFSSTQKVLCISHRDQYVGLVVDQVLGIQHFNKKSFFSQSSDLEENLKEYCQGYFHQHNQHWHVFLFSRLLQNPHYMNASTKFIN, encoded by the coding sequence ATGGCAGCGAATGGATTTATCGAGTTACTTCGTTTGTCTAAACGGGGTAATAAGAATTACGCTTCAGTTCAAAATGAAGCACAGCGATGGTCAGGAATTGCTTTTGAAATGAGAGGGCAATACTTCGTCGCACCACTTGGGGAAGTGTCAGAAGTTATCTATCCACCAAAATATACACCGGTTCCAAATACCCAAAGTTGGGTAAGGGGATTGGCAAATATTCGGGGCAGATTACTTTCAGTGTCTGATTTGGCGCATTTTATTTTAGGGCAACGAAGTTCATTTTCGTCAACTCAAAAAGTATTGTGTATTAGCCATCGCGACCAGTATGTGGGGTTGGTCGTAGATCAGGTTTTGGGGATTCAGCACTTTAATAAAAAAAGCTTTTTTTCTCAAAGTTCAGACTTAGAGGAAAATCTAAAAGAATATTGCCAAGGTTATTTCCATCAACATAACCAACACTGGCATGTTTTTTTATTTAGTCGTTTATTGCAAAACCCACATTACATGAATGCATCGACAAAATTTATAAACTAA
- the pilJ gene encoding methyl-accepting chemotaxis protein: MGFKLKKKGSSRVASEKSGVNFIATIQSRIEQFAGLFGESEKSKPILYAAILCFVLALVSLAYLFYNVPRHNQLIRSLGELRLLSQTISKQATEATESGSQEAITKLQQSQKDFNENLLEIENIHGKSTDEYQKVQVMWTELSKNIDLISAHQKVLNQLYDTNISISETVPEIQAEYNLMVDQMARQGLPSSQVIIAKNQVFIAERILRSINSVLSGTDGNVSTSDFGVDIDTFGTYLNAELNGNAELGVDRIADPALRESLESIKSEYDKVLKSAAATVLKNGNQIVNVRQASSQIFSKSDVMLDNLGHLSDVARKNWLTLFLGAVLISSLAGLIFSVFKLITLRSVMDKQRVTRLQDEYDRNQNAILRLLDEIADLADGDLRSYATVSEDFTGAIADSINFAIDQLRDLVSRIHETSQEVARYTQDTQSITNQLAEASEHQAQEIAGASTAMNEMAQSIDQVSSNASESAEVAERSVQIASNGAQVVNRSIEGMDTIREQIQETSKRIKRLGESSQEIGNIVSLINDIADQTNILALNAAIQASMAGEAGRGFAVVADEVQRLAERSASATKQIETLVKTIQTDTNEAVISMEQTTTEVVRGANLAKDAGIALDEIQKVSGDLANLIASISDAAKLQSASASHIATTMTVVQEITSQTTTATFDTARSVSELANMAESLRESVTDFKLPD; the protein is encoded by the coding sequence ATGGGCTTTAAGCTTAAAAAGAAAGGCAGCAGTCGGGTTGCGTCCGAAAAATCGGGTGTTAATTTTATTGCAACAATCCAGTCAAGAATTGAGCAGTTTGCCGGTTTATTTGGGGAAAGTGAAAAGTCCAAGCCAATCCTATATGCAGCAATTTTATGTTTTGTTCTTGCATTAGTTTCTCTAGCCTATTTGTTCTATAACGTTCCACGTCATAACCAGTTAATTAGAAGTCTTGGTGAGTTACGTTTGTTATCTCAAACGATTTCTAAGCAAGCAACTGAAGCAACTGAGTCTGGCTCTCAAGAGGCAATCACCAAGCTACAGCAGTCTCAAAAGGACTTTAACGAAAACTTACTTGAGATTGAAAATATTCACGGTAAGTCGACTGATGAATATCAAAAAGTTCAAGTTATGTGGACTGAACTTTCAAAAAACATCGATTTGATTTCAGCACATCAAAAAGTCCTTAACCAGCTATATGACACCAACATCTCTATTAGCGAAACCGTTCCTGAGATTCAGGCAGAATATAACTTGATGGTTGACCAAATGGCACGTCAAGGTTTGCCCAGTAGTCAGGTAATTATTGCTAAAAACCAAGTGTTTATTGCCGAACGTATTTTACGTTCTATTAACTCGGTGCTAAGTGGTACTGATGGTAATGTGTCGACTAGCGATTTTGGTGTAGATATTGATACGTTTGGTACATATTTAAATGCTGAACTTAATGGTAATGCTGAATTGGGTGTGGACCGTATTGCAGATCCGGCTTTACGTGAATCATTAGAAAGTATTAAATCTGAATATGACAAAGTCTTAAAATCTGCTGCTGCCACGGTATTAAAAAATGGTAACCAGATTGTCAATGTTCGTCAGGCATCTTCTCAGATCTTCTCTAAATCAGATGTGATGTTAGATAACTTGGGGCATTTATCTGATGTAGCAAGAAAGAACTGGCTTACTTTATTCTTAGGTGCAGTGCTAATCAGTTCTTTAGCAGGCTTAATCTTCTCAGTATTTAAATTAATTACATTACGTAGTGTAATGGATAAGCAACGTGTTACTCGATTACAAGACGAGTATGATCGTAACCAAAACGCAATTTTACGTTTACTTGATGAAATCGCCGATCTTGCAGATGGTGACTTGCGTTCATATGCAACAGTATCTGAGGATTTTACGGGAGCGATTGCCGACTCGATTAACTTTGCGATTGACCAACTACGTGACCTTGTATCCCGTATTCATGAAACCTCTCAAGAGGTTGCTCGCTATACGCAAGATACCCAAAGTATTACTAACCAATTGGCAGAAGCGTCTGAGCATCAGGCCCAAGAAATTGCTGGTGCATCAACAGCAATGAATGAAATGGCGCAATCGATTGACCAAGTATCTTCAAATGCATCTGAATCTGCTGAGGTAGCAGAACGTTCGGTACAAATTGCCTCTAATGGTGCGCAAGTGGTAAACCGTTCAATTGAAGGTATGGATACAATCCGTGAACAGATTCAAGAAACGTCTAAACGTATTAAGCGATTAGGTGAGTCGTCACAAGAAATTGGTAACATTGTATCGCTCATTAACGACATTGCCGACCAAACAAACATTCTTGCATTAAACGCAGCAATTCAAGCCTCTATGGCGGGTGAAGCAGGCCGTGGTTTTGCCGTGGTTGCTGACGAAGTACAGCGTCTTGCAGAGCGTTCAGCATCCGCAACAAAACAGATCGAAACACTGGTTAAAACGATTCAGACAGATACAAATGAAGCTGTTATTTCGATGGAACAAACCACTACTGAGGTTGTGCGTGGAGCGAACTTAGCAAAAGATGCGGGTATTGCTTTGGATGAAATTCAAAAAGTATCGGGCGACTTGGCTAACTTAATTGCTAGCATTTCTGATGCAGCAAAACTTCAATCTGCATCTGCCAGTCACATTGCGACCACCATGACAGTCGTACAAGAAATTACTTCACAAACGACCACTGCAACTTTCGATACAGCGCGCTCTGTTTCTGAATTAGCAAACATGGCAGAGTCATTACGTGAATCGGTAACGGACTTTAAATTACCTGATTAA
- the chpA gene encoding Hpt domain-containing protein, producing MKEILKTLTEAMMLPEDSYSQQDDEFLEIFVEEIEEIFIELQSLIDEWMQSENIATLTEIRRYFHTLKGSGRMIGAKSSAELAWTVEDTLNRVINQSLGLTPNIQQYVQLVFKFYFFKLVDDFKSKKDHTLDFRPLILLGQQLQQQQSIEPALDELLLLSDTLTAETQTGLETNDFEPQSTNVLTIATPEVAIETEQTLAETLILFMEEAEEHLATIDQFLEQEIHQHESYNALIRALHTLRGSSAMAHVEPIFDASTKVEHLFKILLQEELSSHSEEISLLRDYREFIRNCLDSLASHCSTEQLESDLQKFNQIWDAYMEQHGEHSSPLMPPHGLVSQLLQLDVSELLDAELDFEKGIRTEFPHYLERLSEQADVLLQHTQSQAMVGLYEYTNQLKDSYKVLLERPDLLQSDYVFEIYQKAHQQLIQLFDALAAGQRVSIIEQHQNVLEELKLYTQHIPSLNVEPLETHQEIIELTFNTEVEQTTNEPLVSTENVFTDQILMSQSVQLDRQFISTEQVNRNFDPDLLDIFLEEADELLEGMDTDLNIWVNDQENFAALNNLMRYLHTLKGGANMIQAGYIGLIAHELESIYERLIQKQLIASSALIDVIRLVQDDLADRLQIVREQHLDYAASHTIQALKNAGQVFDSRIKEVQAESETYVIPEVNFAELPQETINNTALSFSELTSESEQIAESNNRLVGQTELQVLADQGYTENLQDQDISSVVEQTFMEEAAELLETADHLLKQWFEQRTNRSILLQLQRAVHSLKGGSRMLGLETVQAIAYQLENAFEQFALHHFSSNIYDNLLESAIVWLKEAIFKQNYQHFDGLQQSLENIQFIETAIQIPSKLTRTDLFSTEPVISFVQGDGTEPPAMMGAWEQTQRLDQNNEMIRVSADLIEKMIDLSGENSINRSRIEMDLSQFGHTLAEMELAIQRLADQLRRMEGELETQIIAKHGIENSRYTEFDPLEMDQYSSLNQLSKSLAESASDLVDFKNTLSEKIRDTEGLLIQQSRIQAEIQEGLMRTRLVPFSRLLPRLQRIVRQTSTALNRPAELFVNNTEGELDRTMLERLVTPLEHMLRNAIDHGLEDRAQREQAQKPETGRIELNIHRQGTDVVVTFKDDGQGIDIEKVRQKALMSGLIHSEQVLEHQDILQLIFHPGLSTADQVTQISGRGVGLDVVQSDIKTLGGHVSVDSVYGQGTVFTIRVPTTVAVSDALMVKVADQQFAIPLAQIDRIVRVSPASLEQYFGSAQEFFEFENKRYPLRYLSEFVGNQPIPRLSGMMYSLPVLMIKANNGQTVALLVDQLIGSRAQIVVKPVGQQFSSIGAIAGATILGDGQVCLILDGQNIARQIQSTQRHKSLNEAIYRQRESDERRLIMIVDDSVTVRKVTSRLLERQGYDVITAKDGVDAIEQLENIKPDLMLLDIEMPRMDGFEVLNLVRHHDLHQDMPVIMITSRTGEKHRERAFALGVNQYMGKPFQEEDLLHNIDALFMAFEGGLA from the coding sequence ATGAAAGAAATATTAAAAACTTTAACTGAAGCAATGATGCTACCGGAAGATAGCTATTCTCAACAAGATGATGAATTCCTTGAAATCTTTGTCGAAGAAATTGAGGAAATTTTTATTGAATTACAATCTTTGATTGACGAATGGATGCAATCTGAAAATATTGCTACGCTTACCGAAATCCGCCGTTATTTTCATACATTGAAAGGTTCTGGCCGGATGATTGGTGCAAAATCATCTGCTGAGCTTGCCTGGACTGTAGAAGATACGCTGAATCGCGTAATCAATCAGAGTCTCGGATTAACTCCTAACATCCAACAATATGTTCAGTTGGTATTTAAGTTCTATTTCTTTAAGTTAGTAGATGACTTTAAATCTAAAAAAGATCATACCTTAGACTTTAGGCCCCTTATTTTATTAGGACAACAATTACAACAACAGCAAAGTATAGAACCCGCATTAGATGAACTTTTATTATTATCAGATACTCTTACTGCTGAAACTCAAACTGGTTTAGAAACGAATGACTTCGAACCACAGTCAACTAATGTTTTAACTATCGCCACTCCAGAGGTTGCTATAGAAACTGAACAGACTCTTGCTGAAACCTTAATTTTATTTATGGAAGAGGCAGAAGAGCACTTAGCGACGATTGATCAATTTTTAGAACAAGAAATACATCAGCATGAAAGTTATAATGCTTTAATACGTGCGCTACATACGTTACGTGGCAGTTCTGCTATGGCTCATGTAGAACCAATATTTGATGCCAGTACCAAAGTTGAGCATTTATTTAAAATACTATTACAAGAAGAGCTTTCTTCTCATTCAGAAGAAATTTCATTACTTCGTGATTACCGCGAGTTTATTCGAAATTGTTTAGATTCATTGGCTAGCCATTGTTCTACTGAGCAATTGGAATCTGATCTACAAAAATTTAATCAGATTTGGGATGCTTATATGGAGCAGCATGGTGAGCATTCAAGCCCGCTCATGCCTCCACATGGTTTAGTGTCTCAGCTATTGCAGTTAGATGTTTCAGAATTGCTTGATGCAGAGTTAGATTTTGAGAAGGGAATACGGACAGAGTTTCCTCATTATCTTGAACGCTTAAGTGAACAAGCAGATGTGTTGTTGCAACATACTCAGTCGCAGGCAATGGTTGGTTTATATGAATATACTAACCAGCTCAAAGACAGCTATAAGGTATTACTTGAACGACCTGATTTATTGCAATCGGATTATGTTTTTGAAATTTATCAAAAAGCACACCAACAATTAATTCAGTTATTTGATGCCTTAGCTGCGGGACAAAGAGTAAGTATTATTGAGCAACATCAAAATGTCTTGGAAGAGCTAAAACTATATACTCAACATATTCCGAGTCTTAATGTTGAACCATTAGAAACTCATCAGGAAATTATTGAATTAACCTTTAATACTGAAGTTGAACAAACAACGAATGAACCTCTAGTCTCAACAGAAAATGTATTCACTGATCAGATCTTAATGAGTCAAAGTGTACAACTAGATCGACAGTTCATTTCGACTGAACAGGTAAACCGTAATTTTGATCCAGATCTATTAGATATTTTTCTTGAAGAAGCTGATGAGTTGCTTGAAGGAATGGATACAGATCTTAATATTTGGGTTAATGATCAAGAAAACTTTGCAGCTCTTAATAACCTGATGCGTTATTTGCATACCTTAAAAGGTGGGGCAAATATGATTCAGGCAGGCTATATTGGTTTAATTGCACATGAGTTAGAAAGTATTTATGAGCGCTTAATTCAAAAACAGTTGATAGCTTCGTCTGCTCTCATTGATGTTATTCGACTAGTTCAAGATGACTTGGCTGACCGTCTTCAAATAGTACGTGAACAGCATCTAGATTATGCTGCTTCTCATACTATTCAAGCGCTTAAAAATGCAGGCCAAGTATTTGATTCTCGTATTAAAGAAGTGCAAGCAGAATCTGAAACCTATGTTATACCTGAAGTAAATTTTGCAGAATTACCACAAGAAACGATAAATAATACAGCGTTAAGCTTCAGTGAGTTAACTTCTGAGTCTGAGCAGATTGCTGAGTCTAATAATCGACTTGTTGGGCAAACCGAATTACAAGTTCTCGCTGACCAAGGCTATACAGAAAATCTTCAAGATCAGGATATTAGCTCTGTTGTTGAGCAGACATTCATGGAGGAAGCGGCTGAACTATTAGAAACGGCCGATCATCTATTAAAACAATGGTTCGAGCAGCGTACTAACCGTAGTATCTTGCTTCAGCTACAAAGGGCTGTGCATAGCTTGAAAGGCGGTTCCCGTATGCTGGGACTTGAAACCGTGCAAGCGATTGCTTATCAGCTTGAGAATGCTTTTGAACAATTTGCACTTCATCATTTCAGTTCAAATATTTATGACAATTTATTAGAGAGTGCAATTGTCTGGTTAAAAGAGGCTATTTTTAAACAAAATTATCAACACTTCGATGGTTTACAACAAAGTCTGGAAAATATTCAGTTCATTGAAACAGCAATTCAAATTCCTAGTAAATTAACTCGAACTGATCTATTCAGCACAGAACCTGTCATAAGTTTTGTGCAAGGTGACGGTACAGAGCCACCGGCAATGATGGGTGCGTGGGAACAAACACAACGTCTTGATCAAAATAATGAGATGATTCGAGTCTCGGCAGATTTAATTGAAAAAATGATTGATCTGTCTGGCGAAAATTCAATTAACCGTTCGCGAATTGAAATGGATTTAAGCCAATTTGGCCATACGCTTGCAGAAATGGAATTGGCTATTCAAAGACTTGCAGATCAGTTGCGTCGAATGGAAGGTGAATTAGAAACTCAAATTATTGCAAAACACGGTATTGAAAACTCTCGGTATACGGAATTTGATCCTTTAGAGATGGATCAATATTCTTCATTAAATCAGTTGTCAAAATCTCTTGCCGAATCTGCATCAGATTTAGTGGATTTTAAAAATACATTATCTGAAAAGATCAGAGACACCGAAGGTCTATTGATTCAACAATCACGTATTCAGGCTGAAATTCAAGAAGGTCTCATGCGAACACGCTTAGTACCATTTTCTCGGTTGCTGCCTCGTTTACAAAGAATTGTGAGACAGACTTCTACTGCGTTAAATCGACCAGCAGAGCTTTTCGTGAATAATACTGAAGGTGAGTTGGACCGGACAATGTTAGAGCGTTTGGTCACACCACTTGAGCACATGCTTAGAAATGCAATTGACCATGGTTTAGAAGACCGTGCGCAACGTGAACAAGCGCAAAAACCAGAAACTGGACGCATTGAGCTGAATATTCATCGTCAAGGTACAGATGTTGTCGTTACATTTAAGGACGATGGACAAGGTATTGATATCGAGAAGGTTCGTCAAAAGGCATTAATGTCTGGTTTGATTCACTCGGAACAAGTATTAGAACATCAAGATATTTTACAGCTGATTTTCCATCCTGGTTTAAGTACAGCCGATCAAGTCACTCAGATTTCAGGTCGTGGCGTAGGACTGGATGTCGTGCAAAGTGATATTAAGACCTTAGGTGGCCACGTGAGTGTCGACTCTGTCTATGGGCAGGGCACTGTCTTTACCATACGTGTTCCAACTACGGTAGCTGTTAGTGATGCCTTAATGGTTAAAGTTGCTGATCAGCAATTTGCAATCCCATTGGCTCAAATTGATCGAATTGTGCGGGTTTCACCAGCCTCATTAGAACAATATTTCGGAAGTGCACAAGAGTTCTTTGAATTTGAAAATAAGCGCTATCCATTACGTTATTTATCTGAATTTGTTGGTAATCAACCCATTCCGCGTTTAAGTGGAATGATGTATTCATTACCAGTATTAATGATTAAAGCAAATAATGGACAAACTGTTGCATTATTAGTCGACCAACTGATTGGCTCACGTGCGCAGATTGTAGTTAAACCAGTCGGACAGCAATTCTCTAGTATTGGGGCAATTGCGGGAGCAACTATTTTAGGTGATGGCCAAGTTTGTCTAATTTTAGATGGACAAAATATTGCTCGCCAGATCCAATCTACCCAACGGCATAAGTCGCTTAATGAAGCTATCTATAGACAACGTGAGTCTGATGAACGCCGTCTCATCATGATTGTAGATGACTCGGTAACTGTGCGTAAGGTCACGTCTCGATTACTTGAACGTCAGGGCTATGATGTAATCACCGCTAAAGATGGGGTCGATGCAATTGAGCAATTGGAAAATATTAAACCAGATCTGATGCTGCTTGATATTGAAATGCCACGAATGGATGGCTTTGAGGTTCTCAATCTTGTTCGTCATCATGATCTACATCAAGATATGCCAGTTATCATGATTACCTCAAGAACTGGCGAAAAACACCGTGAACGAGCATTTGCTTTAGGGGTTAATCAGTACATGGGTAAACCTTTCCAAGAAGAAGACTTACTTCATAATATTGATGCGTTATTCATGGCATTTGAAGGGGGACTTGCCTAA
- the dapE gene encoding succinyl-diaminopimelate desuccinylase, with protein MNHSDTLSLSLELLQQPSVTPIDHTCQTIMADRLAKIGFHIEPMRFGEVDNLWARRGTEEPVFCFAGHTDVVPTGKLEAWNSDPFAPEIRDGKLYGRGSADMKTALAAMVVASERFVAKHPDHKGSIAFLITSDEEGPAVNGTVKVIETLEKRNEKMTWCLVGEPSSTHKLGDIVKNGRRGSLNAVLKVQGKQGHVAYPHLARNPIHEASPALAELCETVWDNGNEYFPATSFQISNIHAGTGATNVIPGTLEVTFNFRYSTEVTAEQLKQRVHEILDKHGLQYEIVWNLSGLPFLTPVGELVNAAQTAILNVTGTETELSTSGGTSDGRFIAPTGAQVLELGVLNATIHQINEHVDVHDLDPLTDIYEQILENLLAK; from the coding sequence ATGAACCATTCAGATACTCTCTCGCTTAGCTTAGAACTGTTACAACAACCTTCTGTTACTCCTATTGATCACACCTGCCAAACCATCATGGCCGACCGTTTAGCTAAAATCGGTTTCCATATTGAACCAATGCGTTTTGGTGAAGTTGATAATCTCTGGGCACGCCGCGGAACTGAAGAACCCGTATTCTGCTTTGCGGGTCATACTGATGTAGTACCGACAGGTAAATTAGAAGCATGGAATTCAGATCCATTTGCACCGGAAATCCGCGATGGCAAATTATATGGTCGTGGTTCCGCCGATATGAAAACAGCTCTTGCAGCGATGGTCGTCGCATCTGAACGTTTTGTAGCAAAGCATCCTGATCACAAAGGTTCAATTGCCTTTTTAATTACTTCTGATGAAGAAGGCCCTGCTGTTAATGGTACGGTTAAAGTTATTGAGACGCTTGAAAAACGTAATGAAAAAATGACGTGGTGTTTGGTTGGGGAACCTTCAAGTACTCATAAACTGGGTGATATTGTTAAGAATGGTCGTCGTGGCTCACTTAATGCCGTATTAAAGGTTCAAGGTAAGCAAGGACATGTAGCTTATCCACATTTAGCGCGTAATCCAATTCATGAAGCGTCACCAGCTTTGGCAGAACTATGCGAAACGGTTTGGGACAATGGAAATGAATATTTCCCTGCAACCTCATTTCAGATTTCAAATATCCATGCAGGAACTGGCGCAACAAATGTTATTCCTGGAACATTAGAAGTTACTTTTAACTTCCGTTATTCAACAGAAGTGACAGCAGAGCAACTTAAACAACGTGTACACGAAATCTTAGATAAACATGGTTTACAGTATGAAATCGTGTGGAATCTTTCTGGTTTACCGTTCCTAACACCAGTCGGTGAACTCGTTAATGCAGCACAAACAGCTATTTTGAACGTAACAGGTACTGAAACTGAACTTTCAACAAGCGGTGGTACCTCTGATGGCCGTTTTATTGCTCCAACAGGCGCACAGGTATTGGAATTAGGTGTTCTTAACGCAACAATTCATCAAATTAATGAACATGTTGACGTGCATGACCTTGATCCATTAACTGATATTTATGAGCAAATTTTAGAAAATTTATTAGCTAAGTAA
- a CDS encoding entericidin A/B family lipoprotein — protein MMKKVLAASVMIAVVLTGCNTFKGFGKDVSKAGDAVTNTAEKTQDKM, from the coding sequence ATGATGAAAAAAGTTTTAGCTGCTTCTGTAATGATTGCTGTTGTTTTAACAGGCTGTAATACGTTTAAAGGTTTTGGTAAAGATGTTTCTAAAGCAGGTGATGCTGTAACGAATACTGCTGAAAAAACACAAGATAAAATGTAA